The window aaaataataattaagaatagttgaaaaaaaattatttgaacttggactcaatggcccaaaggaaaaaaaaagtaagaattgaatctgattttttaataggcccaaatgacccaagagagatttgatttgggctggatccaaaaataatgacccaatatagatttgttattaatattacttaattgcccttaatgaaacatgcaatgttagtgaaggaaccatacccctaaggtaattatgacaatatgatcctgctttaatagtatagatagactaaaaaactgaaaattttattttcgaggtattaaatatttttttttaatgttcaaCAAATAGTTAAGAGACTTAAAATTCTTTAATCAGATCAGTCAACTCAGAGCTttggtacaaaaaaaaaacattggaaGATCTGAAATTGCTATCCTACACCagacaaaccaaaccaaacccggTTCAACAGTACCATGATTGCTAATTGGTACCGGAAAACATCGTACCGAGAAGAACCGCAAATCGTTTTATTACAAAAGTAACCCTAAAGCTATTTGGTTAGCTATTCGTTTGGATATGTCGActttagagcatgattatcgcGGTTTCCAAAACCGGTTTCTGcgttttttttaatgtgtgGGCCccacttttttaaaaaaaaaacggtcCCCAAAGTCGCGAATTAAAGATCGCTTTTGGGCCAGTTTTTCCACTGTTTACGGATCCCATCGACACATGACGGCCCGCGattagttcaattttttttttaggacaaaaaaaaaaaatttaaggatCCCATAAACGGTTTTActgttaatcatgctcttagctGCTTCGTTAATCAATGGGAGTTGGTCGGAGACACCAGAAAGGTAGCTCCTTTACGGACCCCGCTTCCTCAAGGTAACATTGTAAGAGCAAGCGCATTGGCGATTGTAAACTGGAGTTCACACGGTTaccaaaaaagtaaaatattaaaataatccaATATGCATGACCCTGTCTCGCCACGCTCCTTCCGCATGAACCCGGGTCATTACAGTTTAGCGGGCCCCACGCCACGTGGCAGCCCGCTAttgatcagttttttttttattttttttttttttaaaaaaaaatcaaatgaaaaataaataaaaaaataataaaaaatcaaattggTAACCCCAACTAGGGATTCATTAATGCGCTTGCTCTAACATGATCTTTCTTGGAGGGTTGTTcgaaaatttagagagagaaagttatCCCCTTGATACTGTGTGAGTGTAGTTTCTCATAGAGTATGTGAGAAACTGAGTATGTTAGTGTTTCTCATTGTGTGCGTGTGTGTTGAAATGCTTGAACCAACATGTATAAGAGATGTTTATTATGTGAACTTTGATAGAAGGCAAGGCCTCAGCTAGGGTTGATAAGTTCTCAAAAAGCGATATCATTGTTTCTCCATCAATCCTATCTGCCAATATATCACTGTAGCCGTCGTCATTCACCTTAATGTAGTAGTATTTATTTGATACTATCTCATTTAACCAACTTTTGccctaattaattaaataaaagggGATTATAAATTTgcttctccctctctctctttgaTCGAAAAAAAAGGTTCGGAAATCcctaaaaaaaaccaaaaaaaaataggatCATCATCTTCGTTGTCGATGGACGAGTACTCTAGCATGAAAGCCGCCGCcgaagtaataataataatcttatCCTCCTTATCGCTTTCTTCTCCCTCTCTTTACCTCTGATTTTGCGAATTATCTGATTTACTGTAGGGGAAGAAATTGCCCCGTTCGGATCTTATGGATACTGCTAAACGAATGTTTGAGGAGCAAAGACGCATGTCAGTTGATGCTCCTCTTTTTCTATATTTTGTAATCTTCCATGTGTTCTtcttgattattattattattatatccTTTGATCTTAATTAGGGTTAAGATTTCCGTGGAGGGATACGATACTTCGATGATTCCTGCAGTTGATATCGCCAATGCGTTGACGAATCGTTTCAGTTCATGTGGACGAATCTGTAATCTTGACATTCCCAGAGACCCTATAACAAATGTTGTCAACAGCAAATGTTCCTTTTTCCAACTCTGCGGAGGAGAAGGCGCCGAAGAGAAGGCCTTGGCACTTGATGGAACTGACATGGGAGGGTGGAATGTAACAGTTAAGGTGTTACCTCACGATGATCTTGAGTTTACTACCGATCAGCTGGCTGCTATGAGCATTTCACACTTTAAGAAAACCAGGTAAGTTGCATGCATCCTTTTAGACATTGAGAGTTCTTTCACCACTCATCAATTGAGTATATATCTTCTTGCAGGAGCGAAGGCGTTTCCGTTAGAGGATATGACACTTCCCTTCCTTCGAATGATATCAAGAGCGCTTTGACTAAGCATTTCGCTTCATGTGGAGAGATAACTGATGTTTTTGTTCTCAAAAGGTTTGTATTCTTCCTCAAATGTGCTTAATTAATTTTCCCCCCAACTGAAAATCATCGTTGGTGCTTCTTATACAGACGGGCTGTTATTTACTTTTTCGGATGGCATGCAATAAGTAAGGCGGTTGAACTCAGTGGAAGTAGCGTGGGAGGATGTGAACTAGTTGTTAAGGCTTTGCCAGTACCTAAAAGAAACCTCGGCCCACCTCCTCCACCTAGTCTTCCTTTTTGGCTATACTATCCCTGGTACattacataaaattttatttttgactattaCTGTCCCAAGTAAAACTATTTCTCATGAGTTGGTTGGTGGTTTATTTTTTAGCTGAATGTGTTGAGGCTGCTCATAAGATACATATGGCTCAGAAGATGACGGCAGAGTAGAGGATAAATATCAGAAGAAGCTAGACAGAACCTAATGTtaccccctttttttt of the Brassica rapa cultivar Chiifu-401-42 chromosome A03, CAAS_Brap_v3.01, whole genome shotgun sequence genome contains:
- the LOC103855741 gene encoding nucleolin 2, whose translation is MDEYSSMKAAAEGKKLPRSDLMDTAKRMFEEQRRMVKISVEGYDTSMIPAVDIANALTNRFSSCGRICNLDIPRDPITNVVNSKCSFFQLCGGEGAEEKALALDGTDMGGWNVTVKVLPHDDLEFTTDQLAAMSISHFKKTRSEGVSVRGYDTSLPSNDIKSALTKHFASCGEITDVFVLKRRAVIYFFGWHAISKAVELSGSSVGGCELVVKALPVPKRNLGPPPPPSLPFWLYYPC